The Populus nigra chromosome 19, ddPopNigr1.1, whole genome shotgun sequence genome includes a window with the following:
- the LOC133679484 gene encoding probable inactive chitinase-like protein LaCIC: MKIWAFTVFSLLLSLLLGGSAEQCGSQAGGALCPGGLCCSQFGWCGSTNDYCGTGCQSQCGGAGGGDLGSIISSAKFDEMLKHRNDGGCPGKGFYTYNAFISAANAFPGFGTTGDADTRKREIAAFLGQTSHETTGGWQTAPDGPYAWGYCFVKEQNPGSYCSPSSTYPCAGGKQYYGRGPVQLSWNYNYGQCGKAIGVDLLNNPDLVATDPVISFKTAIWFWMTAQSPKPSCHSVITGKWSPSGADSAAGRVPGYGVLTNIINGGLECGMGWKQQVEDRIGFYKRYCDLLGVGYGNNLDCYNQKSFANGLLDLVDSM, translated from the exons ATGAAGATTTGGGCCTTCACGGTTTTCTCTCTATTGCTGTCCCTTTTACTAGGAGGCTCAGCTGAGCAGTGTGGAAGCCAGGCTGGGGGTGCCCTGTGTCCGGGAGGTCTATGTTGTAGCCAATTTGGTTGGTGTGGCAGCACTAATGATTACTGTGGTACCGGCTGCCAAAGCCAGTGCGGTGGTGCGGGCGGAGGAGACCTTGGCAGTATCATCTCAAGTGCGAAGTTTGATGAGATGCTTAAACATAGAAATGATGGTGGATGCCCTGGCAAGGGATTCTACACTTACAATGCTTTCATCTCAGCTGCCAATGCCTTCCCTGGCTTTGGCACTACTGGTGATGCTGACACTCGTAAAAGGGAGATCGCTGCTTTCTTGGGCCAAACCTCTCATGAAACTACTG GAGGGTGGCAAACTGCACCTGATGGTCCATACGCTTGGGGATATTGCTTTGTCAAGGAACAAAATCCTGGATCTTATTGTTCTCCAAGTTCCACGTATCCATGTGCTGGTGGCAAGCAATATTATGGCAGAGGTCCGGTCCAACTTTCATG GAACTACAACTACGGGCAGTGTGGAAAAGCTATAGGAGTGGATTTATTAAACAATCCTGACCTTGTCGCAACCGATCCAGTAATTTCCTTCAAGACAGCAATTTGGTTTTGGATGACAGCACAGTCTCCAAAGCCCTCATGCCATAGTGTCATCACTGGGAAATGGTCACCTTCCGGTGCTGATTCGGCAGCTGGTCGGGTTCCAGGCTATGGTGTGTTAACAAACATTATCAATGGTGGGCTTGAATGTGGTATGGGGTGGAAGCAACAGGTGGAGGATCGTATTGGGTTCTACAAGAGGTACTGTGACTTGCTTGGAGTTGGATATGGAAACAATCTTGACTGCTACAACCAAAAGTCATTTGCAAATGGACTCTTGGACTTGGTAGACTCCATGTAA
- the LOC133679449 gene encoding acidic endochitinase WIN6 produces MSVWAFTFFSLFLSLSVRGSAEQCGQQAGGALCPGGLCCSSYGWCGTTDVYCGDGCQSQCDGGGGGGGGGGGGGDGYLSDIIPESMFDDMLKYRNDPRCHAVGFYTYDAFISAAKEFPDFGNTGDDLMRKREIAAFLGQTSHETTGGWPTAPDGPYAWGYCYLREINCQDYCEPASKYQCVAGKQYCGRGPIQLSWNYNYGLCGDDLNLQLLQEPELVETDPVISFKTALWFWMTPQAPKPSCHAVITGNWTPSAADSEAGRVPGYGVITNIINGGIECGKGGPNDANEDRIGFYKTYCDSLGTTYGSNLDCYQQEPFGNGLLGLKDTM; encoded by the exons atgagtgtttgggcattcacATTCTTCTCCTTATTCTTGTCCCTTTCGGTTAGAGGCTCAGCTGAGCAATGCGGTCAGCAAGCCGGGGGTGCCTTGTGTCCTGGAGGCCTATGTTGTAGTTCTTATGGTTGGTGTGGGACAACGGATGTTTATTGTGGTGATGGTTGTCAGAGCCAGTGTGAtggaggaggtggaggtgggggtgggggtggaggtggaggtgatGGTTACTTAAGTGATATCATCCCAGAATCAATGTTTGATGATATGCTCAAGTATAGAAATGATCCTCGATGTCATGCTGTTGGGTTCTACACCTATGATGCTTTTATCTCCGCTGCCAAGGAATTCCCTGATTTTGGTAACACTGGTGATGATCTGATGCGTAAAAGGGAGATTGCTGCTTTCCTGGGCCAGACATCTCATGAAACTACCG GAGGGTGGCCAACTGCACCTGATGGCCCATACGCTTGGGGATATTGCTATCTTAGGGAAATAAATTGTCAAGATTATTGTGAACCAGCATCCAAATATCAATGTGTTGCAGGCAAGCAATATTGTGGCCGAGGACCAATCCAACTTTCATG GAACTATAATTATGGCCTATGCGGAGACGACTTGAATTTGCAACTGTTACAAGAACCAGAACTTGTTGAAACTGATCCTGTCATTTCCTTCAAGACAGCACTCTGGTTTTGGATGACACCACAGGCCCCAAAGCCCTCTTGTCACGCAGTCATCACTGGAAATTGGACACCGAGCGCGGCAGACTCGGAGGCTGGTAGGGTTCCAGGCTATGGTGTGATAACAAACATCATCAATGGTGGCATTGAATGTGGTAAGGGAGGGCCAAATGATGCAAATGAGGATCGCATTGGGTTCTACAAGACATACTGTGATTCACTCGGAACAACCTATGGCTCCAATCTTGACTGCTACCAGCAAGAGCCTTTTGGAAATGGACTCTTGGGATTGAAGGACACCATGTAA
- the LOC133680663 gene encoding uncharacterized protein LOC133680663: protein MASSSNQKTSFHARSNSFPSRLNPVITLLDEHLCRSRASEGACTSSSLGGKLSSLQDLHDCVNKLLFLPLNQQAIAQENNGKLIEELLDGSLQVLDLCNTAKDALLQTKESVHELQSILRRRGCVETGLTSEVKKYLTSRKVVKRAIHKGLKVIKKNSTFSAFNGDRETTIMFNMLKEVEVVSLKAFDSLLSFISGPEARTTGWSLVSKLVHHKKVASADEEADINEFAKADAALLALVDQNTSKSDNIKGVQTQLENLELCIQDIEEGLEYLSRTLIKTRVSFLNILNH, encoded by the coding sequence atggcttcatcttctaaccaaaaaaCCAGCTTCCATGCTCGTTCTAACAGCTTTCCCTCTAGATTAAACCCCGTCATCACTCTGCTTGATGAGCATTTATGCAGATCAAGGGCTTCTGAAGGTGCCTGTACCTCATCATCCTTGGGTGGCAAACTAAGCAGCCTTCAGGATTTGCATGATTGTGTCAACAAGTTACTTTTTCTACCGCTGAACCAACAAGCAATAGCCCAAGAGAATAATGGTAAATTGATTGAAGAGCTATTAGATGGATCTCTTCAGGTCCTGGATTTGTGTAATACTGCAAAAGATGCCTTGTTGCAAACAAAAGAAAGCGTACATGAACTTCAATCGATTTTGCGCAGGAGAGGTTGTGTTGAAACTGGTCTTACAAGTGAGGTTAAGAAATATTTAACCTCTAGGAAGGTAGTGAAAAGGGCAATTCACAAGGGCTTgaaggttattaaaaaaaacagcaccTTCTCTGCCTTTAATGGTGACCGTGAAACTACAATCATGTTTAACATGTTGAAAGAGGTTGAAGTAGTTTCTCTCAAAGCGTTTGATTCCCTTCTCTCCTTCATCTCTGGACCAGAGGCAAGGACTACTGGTTGGTCATTAGTCTCCAAGCTGGTGCACCATAAAAAAGTAGCATCTGCAGATGAAGAAGCTGATATAAATGAGTTTGCTAAAGCAGATGCGGCATTATTAGCCTTGGTAGATCAGAACACAAGCAAATCCGATAACATCAAGGGTGTTCAAACCCAACTCGAGAACTTAGAATTGTGCATTCAAGATATTGAAGAAGGTCTTGAATACCTTTCCAGGACTCTGATCAAAACTAGAGTCTCTTTTCTAAACATCCTAAACCATTAA
- the LOC133680216 gene encoding uncharacterized protein LOC133680216: MDSANFPAKTPVFTGQNYGVWAVKIKTYLKAFDLWEIVESDRQPTPLGNNPTVAQMKFFNEEKAKLFKALTCLHNAVSEEIFTRIMACKSAKETWDKLKAEFHGDEKSRKMQVLNLRRQFEGLKMRETDTIKDFSFQISKLVNQVRLLGEDFSDSRIVGKVLVSLPEKFEHKICSLEDSKDFSEMSLQELVNALQAVEQRQAYRQEGTSEGALVAVYKEKSRAKNFYRNNQEEKREKGRGWQSNNWQQNNNIFTEGKEKKEHFPACKFCQKTNHLEAWCWLKNAQCRNCKKLVTFKDSAKIKQNQKNKLK; this comes from the coding sequence atggatTCTGCAAATTTTCCAGCAAAAACACCAGTGTTCACAGGACAGAATTATGGTGTATGGgctgtaaaaataaaaacatatctcAAAGCTTTTGACTTGTGGGAGATAGTGGAGAGTGATAGGCAACCAACTCCACTAGGAAACAATCCCACAGTTGCACAGATGAAATTTTTCAATGAAGAAAAGGCAAAGCTGTTCAAAGCTCTTACCTGTCTTCATAATGCTGTGAGTGAAGAAATCTTCACAAGAATTATGGCTTGTAAATCTGCCAAAGAAACGTGGGATAAATTAAAAGCAGAATTTCATGGTGATGAGAAGTCAAGGAAGATGCAAGTTTTAAATCTCAGAAGGCAATTTGAAGGTCTGAAAATGAGAGAAACCGATACCATCAAAGACTTCTCTTTTCAAATTTCGAAACTTGTGAATCAAGTGAGACTTTTGGGAGAAGATTTTTCAGATTCAAGAATTGTAGGGAAAGTTCTGGTAAGTCTACCAGAAAAATTTGAGCATAAAATTTGTTCTTTAGAAGATTCTAAAGATTTCTCTGAAATGAGCCTGCAAGAACTGGTAAATGCATTGCAAGCTGTGGAGCAAAGACAAGCTTATAGACAAGAAGGAACAAGTGAAGGAGCTCTTGTTGCAGTTTACAAGGAGAAGAGTCGGGCTAAGAATTTTTACAGAaacaatcaagaagaaaaaagagaaaaagggagAGGCTGGCAATCCAATAACTGGCAACAGAACAACAACATCTTCACTgaagggaaagagaagaaagaacatTTTCCTGCTTGCAAATTCTGTCAGAAAACAAATCATCTTGAAGCCTGGTGTTGGCTCAAGAATGCACAATGTCGAAACTGCAAGAAATTGGTCACATTCAAAGATTCTGCAAAAATAAAGCAGAACCAGAAAAACAAGCTCAAGTAG
- the LOC133680614 gene encoding uncharacterized protein LOC133680614, whose translation MALHHARSNSLPSRPHPLSSQIDEHFSRLNASQVISSSSSSSSSMCHKLSCLQDLHDCVDKLILLPLTQKSLAQEQNEKWVDDVLDGSLRVLDVCSMATDALLQTKECAQELQSIMRRRRGNEIGVSSEIKKYLTSRKVVKNTIHKALRGLKYLENKSSLSPFNKDHEAVAVVSMLKEVEAVTLTVLESLLTLISGGAKAQSKLSGWSLVSKLMHHKRIACETEETEVNGFEKLDSALHTLIYQKTSKSDNTGSLENVQQQLKDFDLCNQELEEGLENLYRRLIKTRVSLLNTFVN comes from the coding sequence atggctCTCCACCATGCTCGCTCTAACAGCTTGCCTTCTAGGCCACATCCTCTATCTTCACAAATCGATGAGCATTTCAGCAGATTGAATGCTTCTCAAGTaatctcctcctcttcttcatcatcatcatctatgtGCCACAAACTAAGTTGCCTTCAAGATTTGCATGATTGTGTTGATAAGTTGATTCTGCTTCCCCTCACTCAAAAATCTTTAGCCCAAGAACAGAATGAGAAATGGGTCGATGACGTATTGGACGGATCCCTTAGAGTCTTGGATGTCTGTAGCATGGCTACAGATGCCTTGTTGCAAACAAAGGAATGTGCTCAGGAACTTCAATCAATCATGAGGAGAAGAAGGGGAAATGAAATTGGAGTCTCGAGTGAGATTAAGAAATACTTGACCTCTAGGAAGGTGGTGAAAAATACAATCCACAAGGCCTTGAGGGGTTTGAAATATTTGGAGAATAAATCCTCACTCTCTCCCTTCAACAAAGACCATGAAGCTGTAGCTGTAGTTAGTATGCTAAAAGAGGTGGAAGCAGTCACTCTCACTGTGCTTGAATCTCTCCTGACTCTCATCTCAGGTGGGGCAAAAGCACAATCAAAGCTAAGTGGATGGTCCTTGGTGTCCAAGCTAATGCATCACAAAAGAATAGCTTGTGAGACAGAGGAAACAGAAGTGAATGGATTTGAAAAACTGGACTCTGCATTGCACACTCTCATTTATCAGAAGACCAGCAAATCTGATAACACAGGGTCTCTTGAGAATGTGCAGCAGCAGCTCAAAGATTTCGACTTGTGCAATCAAGAACTTGAAGAAGGACTCGAAAACCTTTACAGGCGTCTGATCAAAACTAGAGTCTCTCTTCTCAACACCTTTGTAAACTAG